The proteins below come from a single Chrysoperla carnea chromosome 1, inChrCarn1.1, whole genome shotgun sequence genomic window:
- the LOC123292227 gene encoding fibroin heavy chain-like: MAFFIAALCTLALSAIASAGIAPGYGLGYGAAGLGYGAAGLGYGAAGLGYAGAGLGYAGAAGHGLDYYAYPKYSYNYGVKDAHTGDVKSQSEVRDGDVVKGQYSLVEPDGSVRVVDYTADDHHGFNAVVKKVGPTVHHAPAPLAHGLGVGLGHGYGAYGAYGSSVQLNLFFSSNTKKQPYKVTMSFFIAGLCTLALSAFVSASIAPGYGAAGLGYGAAGLGYGTTGLEHGVAGLGYGAAGLGYGTAGLNYRAANLGYGAGLGYGNAGYAGLGYAGSTGLGYGVSGLGYRAANLGYGAGLGYSNAGYAGLGYAGAAGHGLDYYAYPKYAYNYGVKDVHTGDVKSQSEVRDGDVVKGQYSLVEPDGSVRVVDYTADDHNGFNAVVKKVGPTVHHGPAPLAHGYGLGHGYGAYGAYGAY, translated from the exons ATGGCATTCTTTATT gCTGCTCTCTGCACCTTAGCACTTAGTGCAATCGCTTCAGCTGGAATTGCACCTGGTTATGGATTAGGTTATGGAGCTGCTGGATTAGGATATGGGGCTGCTGGTTTAGGATACGGTGCAGCAGGTTTGGGCTATGCAGGCGCTGGATTAGGATATGCCGGAGCTGCTGGTCATGGTTTAGATTATTAC gCATATCCAAAATATTCTTACAATTATGGGGTTAAAGACGCCCATACTGGTGATGTAAAATCTCAATCAGAAGTACGTGATGGTGATGTAGTCAAAGGACAATACTCCTTGGTTGAACCAGACGGTTCAGTACGCGTAGTAGATTACACAGCTGATGATCACCATGGTTTCAACGCAGTAGTAAAGAAAGTTGGACCAACAGTACACCATGCACCAGCCCCATTGGCTCATGGTTTAGGTGTCGGTTTAGGCCATGGATATGGAGCTTATGGTGCCTATGGT TCATCAGTTCAATTAAATTTGTTCTTCagttcaaatacaaaaaaacaacccTACAAAGTAACAAtgtcattttttatt GCAGGTCTCTGCACTTTAGCACTTAGTGCTTTCGTTTCAGCGAGTATCGCTCCTGGATATGGTGCAGCTGGTTTAGGATACGGTGCAGCTGGCTTAGGATACGGTACAACTGGTTTAGAACATGGAGTTGCTGGTTTAGGATATGGAGCTGCTGGCTTAGGATACGGAACTGCTGGTTTAAATTATAGAGCGGCCAACTTAGGATATGGTGCTGGATTGGGATATGGCAACGCGGGATATGCTGGTTTAGGATATGCAGGATCTACTGGCTTAGGATATGGAGTTTCTGGTTTAGGTTACAGAGCTGCCAACTTAGGTTATGGTGCAGGATTAGGCTATAGCAACGCAGGATATGCTGGTTTAGGATATGCAGGAGCTGCTGGCCACGGACTAGACTATTAC gcATATCCTAAATACGCCTATAATTATGGAGTAAAGGATGTCCATACTGGTGATGTAAAATCTCAATCAGAAGTACGTGATGGTGATGTAGTCAAAGGACAATACTCTTTGGTTGAACCAGACGGTTCAGTACGTGTTGTAGATTACACAGCTGATGATCACAATGGTTTCAATGCAGTCGTTAAGAAAGTTGGACCAACAGTACACCATGGACCAGCCCCATTAGCTCATGGTTATGGTTTAGGTCATGGCTATGGAGCATATGGTGCTTACGGTGCCTATTAA